CTTGCCATTGCTGCCTATTAGTGTGGTATATCCTACAGAATGTAGTGGTGCGTCTGCTGTTGCGACTCCAACGACTGCATGCGTTCCCCGCTGTCTCATGACCCATGTTATTTCCCATACATGTAGGCCCCGCGTGTAACCAACTTTGCCACGAATGGCATCTGTACTTTGTGCCACCGGATGCCGGTGAAAAGCAAGTTTGTCATCTTCTTTGACGAAAACATTGAGTGACCGATCATTATTATTCCATGAGTGCTGAAGCTGTACTTCATAAGATACTGGTGGCATATCCAATAAGAGGTCCAAACGAGCGGGTTTACAGTAGTCCAGGCCCTGGAGATCTTGCTTTAGCGGCCGGTACGTAGGGTCCCTCATATCCACCGTCTTTATGCCTCCTGTGACCTTCTGACCCATAATCCAATGCAGTTTTAACTTAATTGTCCCAAAGGCAAGGTCATCCAGATGTTCAGCCCCTCGTGTTCACTGTCCAGTAGAAAGTTCCCAGGAGATTAACAATTCAGGCCAGGCTGTCCTAGTACAGAAAGAGGAAAGTTAATGATTGAATGAGCATACTCCATATTTGCTGTTTAAATAAACATTGGCTACGCTGAAGTAAGAGTGCAGACAAGGATGGGGCAGAGCTACAGCTTCAGGTAAAATGATACTGGACATTTgagcattaaagtggtagtaaagtcagaGTAGgattactgccagcccctctagtATACTACAGTGTAAATGTTGGTTTAAAAATGATGGCAATACCTTTTTCAACATGCTTGTgtggtcacatgaccccccctgGCTCTCTCCCACTTTAataatctttaacaatttgtttaattttacaatgttttacaatgttttatttgtaATGCTTTTtacgtgtcagtgtgtttttctttattttttttttatttttttctacaataatttttattctttatttcagccctgtttgggggctttggtgagatatcaggagtcttaacagacctctgacatctcccctttaagacagagaaagggactagggacacatgttcccctgtccctttctcagcagcatcaactgcgctgaaaatgaattgaGTGAAGACAgcatcttctcttcattcataaactgaaacatttgtaatcacagtttacgatgtttcagttatgtaaaTGGAccaagtcagtgatcactgactatccattcggagcagtaaggagccagatttaccggctcctaccccgctctccatcctgacagttccaggggtggaggaggagcacagaaAGGGAGAGAAACagaggaatacacagaggaatacaCGGCAGGAACACACTATATAGCGGTGATTGGTgcctgtaacttccccatgcactgatcacccctgacagtacaagtatcgagtgaagcatcgggagcatttgcccgagtacaagtacactcgggcaaatgcttggtatcggtcccgatactagtatcgggacaaccctactgtttACTGAGTCCATGGTTTTAGCCAAGCCTGGAGTGGATCTTGAAAAGCCTATACAGTACAGCTCGGGAAAAaggtcattacatttggaactaTATTTGAGCTCAACATGCAAAGAGTAGTAGAGAAGCATGTAACTAACTAAGCAGTCTTCTTCAGCATGATATTCCAAGTTGCTGAAAGCCAGATTGTTGCCGCAGATTTTTGCACTAGTTAATAAAATAACTTTCTCCGCAGGCTGTATATGGGAATCGTGTAACTGACCACATCGCTGACAGTCACCAAATCCCAGTAAATGTTCCCTATTTGTGCAGCTGCTGCTGACTCAATAGCACAAAACAGAAGAATCATCAACTTTATATGAAACATTAAGCAACACTATTCTACAAACTGATGGCTTACCAGATCAAGTCTTAAAAACATAGAATTACATTTTAAGAGGTATGTAATGGCAATGTACATTTTGAAGGCTATGGGAAAAGGAGTTAGGCCGGCCATACGATACAAATCAGATGTGAACCGttcatgggcaggctgaatgtatcaaGTTGAACAACCATCCTGTTGGATTCTTACAATTGCTAGTGGTTGCTATAGGCACTACTCATCAGtcctctccctgcagggatggctTCCCCCACGAGAAGACAATGGCCTGGCGGAAGGGATTCCAGCATCAGTGGTGgggaaaaatacatacatttcttCCTTGCAACCTGCAAATCTTATGCccaagttcagctttaaccacttaagtaccccttcacgccgatacacATAGATAgaagggcacaggcacgtacctgtacattgcctttaagagcccagccgccgGGTCGCAGGCGTGCTGGCAACCCGGTTTGAAACTCcatgacccgattgccgccggtgtcccgcgattggtcacatGAGATGAAGAATGGATAGAGGTGTGAACACACCTTCCGTTCTTCCGTGTGGCAGCGAcaccgatcgtctgttccctgatatagggaacgatcagtgacatcacacctacagccacacccccctacagtaaaaatcCCTCACTTAGGGCACACTGAACCccttagtgccccctagtggttaaccccttcactgccattttcacagtaatcagcacattgttatagcacttttcgctgtgaaaacaatggccccaaaaatgtgtcaaaagtgtccgccataatgtcgcagtcacgaaaaaaaaaaaaaaaaaaaaaaaaaaaaaaagcagattgctgccattactagtaaaatataaataaaaatgccataaaactatcccctattttgtaaacgctataaatttgcacaaaccaaacgcttattgcgattttttttaacaaaaaaagaatacgtatcagcctaaactgaggggaaaaaaaattcagtgttTTTGCCAGTTATGAAAAAATAGGAAACCGATACCTCACAGTACAAGACTGCCAGGGCTGAAGTCCATTCAATGGGATGAAGAAAAATAAGCGGAAATCTATTCCTTAGTTTTCTTGCATTACAAGAATTCTAAATGTACTTTCTGGATTGCACAAGAAGCTGAATATTTCAATAAGGTGGTCAGGATTACAAACCACCATCCTATCAGAAGACCTTAAATCACTCAAGCCAAACTTACGCCGATAGGCAAATTGTTTCAATAAGAGGAACATGGCCATAGTACAATTCTCTATCAACAGACAGTAAGTGAAAGAATCCACATTGCACCAAGACAGTCTCACAACCAGGGTGCCTCATCCCAATAGAAAGGCATGTAGATCAGAGCTCCCGATCTTCCATGAACTGACCATCAGCACGACAGGAGCTCTGCCAGGAAAGGCAAAGCAGTGACCAGGGAGGATTCTGTGAGGTCTGTACTCTCTGCCTCCCCCTAAGGTACAGTACTGCAATTTGTAAACAAAGGCATTGTGTTCATATGTGTTAACCATGTCTGTTTGCACGTACATTTTAATCCTGACGCCTAATCTTGTAGGATCAGAACTGCTTTAgggcttgggaaaaaaaaaaaaaaaaaaaaagaaaggactgctgtgcctctgaaaagcaatctgtgcTCTGATCACTTTTCAGAAGCACCCAACAGGCAGTAAAGTGGCAATATGTTGCCTTCTCTGCACCCGTTTTAACCCCGCAAACACAGCAACACCATGGGGCAACTGCATCAATACACAGTTGCAGCACGGCCCTATTTACCCATCGGTATACTCGGGACTTGACAAATTTGCTGTGAATTTAGGAGCCAGCAAaaagttaagagtcagatttttaCCAGCAAAGATACACATGCATATCCCTAACCCGGAATAGGCTGGATGACGTAAAGCACCATTATTCAGTCTGCTTGTGCCACCTCcctgcagtaaatgtactgtgggcaAGCAGGGAGCAGGGAAAGCAGTGGTAAAGAGCTGCAATTTTCTTTCTCAACTGCAAGGAATAATATGCTAGTATACAATGCATACCAGCACATCATGTAAAAATTACCTGAAAACGAATCCTTCCAGCGACGCCATTGCTGGAGACAGCGTCCATCTTCACCTGTCTTGCTTCTGATGCCACAGGGCTCAGAAGGAATGGGCACTGGCAACATGTACACAGTAAATCTAAACATTGCCCGTTTAAGAGGAATTTACTCTACCTATAGGTACACCTTATAGGCAACATGTaaagatggaagtttacttcccCTTTAACATAAGGGGGTTGTGctgcctttttttaaccacttgccacccaccatatagcagaatgacggcagcAAAGTGGTTGTGATATCCTGACACATCAACTGATCGTGGCATGAAGCCTCAGACAGGCTtcataccacgtgatcagctgatcgcatgaaccaggaagtgctggtaaatggctcctctgttcACGCTGACGCAGTGCCCAAAAAGTGCCTATCAGTAGCTCAGTGCCACccacagttattttttttaaatagttgcttttttcatttattgcgcaaaaattaaaaacctgcagaggtgataaaataccagctaaaaaagttaggagccagaaaatgcgccgtcctgccaagcttgcgcgcagaagcgaacacatacgtgagtagcacccgcaaATGTAAaccgtattcaaaccacacatatgaggtatcgccgccatcgttcgagcaagagcaataattctagctctagacctcctctaactcaaacatgcaacctgtagaatttttttttttaaacgtcgcctatggagattttaaagggtaaaagtttgtcggcattccacgcgtgacatgttggctatcaatttactcggcataacattatctttcacaatgtaaaaaaaaaattgtgataactttactgttgtcctatttttaattaagaaaaaaagtgtatttttcccctcaaaaaagtgcgcttgcaagactgctgtgacagaaagtattgcaacgattgccatttaattctctagggtgttagaataaaaaatatatattgtttggggggggggggggggggttctaattaaagggaaggagatggcagtgaaaaattacattagaactgccgttttacttgtaatgccaacggccaccagcAGATGGTGCCAGGTCACAGAACGAAGCTTGgtccttcacaaggccgcaaagccgtggcctcaattaccagccgttGCGGGCCCGCACAGAGACACAGTATCCCCACCTCCCCCGCACGATTGTGACGGCCAGTAATTTTGAGGCTGCGGCCTtgtaggccgcggcctcaattaccagcggcgccaggtcacaatttcttgtcgcaattgcgactgggcgcccagattttgtcgagccctgcagtaTGCAACAATGTAGTACATTTCAGACACCTCAACACTGGCCTAGTTACAGGAAACTGGAAGTGCTAGTTGTAAAGCCATTATAACAATAGCTCTAAAATTCTGATTGGGCAGGCATAGCATCTGTGGGCACTACACTTTAAGGAGCCAAGGCCAGGGTGTCCAGCGTCTGAGCTCAGGAAGATCAAAATTCTAAAAAGGGATGTGGGggatagcaagccacttgctacgGGGCAATTGTGCAGGCTCAATCCTGAGCCATGCCTGTGTCCAGGGCCGACACTCATCTTTAAAGGATTAGTTCACCTTAAGAAAATGGTCTAAGCAGTTAAAGAGTGCGGTAGATTAAAAACTACATTTGACCAATATCAAATAatgcacttgccatggctgttGGTCATTTTGGTACCAATGGAGACAtttttgtacccccccccccccccccaaaagaagattGAGTTGTCCTGCCCCACCATGATGCTAGGACTATGCCAAGATGCTACTTTACATACAAATATGTGGCCCACACAGCAATCAAAATCTGTCAATACACAAACCTATTATGTTCACATTCAGCCACATCACCAGGTCTTAGAACCAAAGACTAATCACCATTTAATCACAAACCAAAAAAGGTAAACAGTGGTGTATGTAAACATTTGTATAACGTACAATCATCAGATCATTTTACAAACAGCATCTTGAAAAAGAAAAGCTGCCCTTATCTACATTATGTGCGACTGACTTTTGACCCTTAAAGCACATAAAACTAACGTTATCACCAACACTCAAGATTATCCTTGTGTAAAACAAACACTGTAAAGTAGAGATTTTATACAGACTAAAAGTTTAAGTTAACTTACTACATAGAAAATATGATCAGTGTTCTCCAATTTTATACATTAAAGTGAccctgctgcaaaaaaaaaaaaaaaaaaaccacctatGGCTAAAGCCAGCTATACATATCAAAAGTACTGGGATGCCTTCCTTTACACCCACTTGAAGTGCAtgacagtcttagtccgtagggttcaatagttGGCTCACCCtgtgcagctacaacagcttcaactcttctggtaaggccatccacaaggtttaggagcgtctatggcagggcttgacaaatttgctttgaatctagaagccagctaaaaaagttaggtgcCAGGTTTGGTGACGTCACTAGGGTTTGTAATcgccccccctccaccaactatggtcccccctccactaactacagacccccctctctcagtatagaccccacTAAGTCTagacccccctctctcagtatagATACCCCCccgcagtatagatccccctcaccaagtacagacccccctccagcaGTATAGATCCCCTCACTAAGTACAGGCCCCGTCATTGCAGACCCCCCATCCATCattgtagacccccccccccccccccatcagtgcaaccccctcagtgcagcccatcattgcagatccccccctccatcagtgtacACCCCCCTCTCCATCAGTGTAGGCCCCCCCTCAGTGCATGTCTATTTGGACTACATTAAAACatgtacagacctcagaacaccGCGGGATGGAGCAGGAAGAGAGCGGCACAGCAGCGGCTGACACGGCAGGAGGAACGAGTGGCCAGCAGAGTGAAGTCCAGCTGGGGATCCTCGGCGGTCTGTCATCCCCACTGCTGCTGTCGCTGCTGTCGCCCCATGGTATTGCGGGAAGCGACTCAAGAACATCCGGGACCCAGATTCGGTGGATAGACACACAGCGGACCGAAGccgcctccctctcctctctattTACGGAGGAGGTCTGAGGGACACGCTCCGCTGTGCCTATCCACCGAATCCGAGTACCGGATGTTCCGGAGTCACTTCCTGCAATACCTTGGGGCAGGGCGACAGCAGTAGTGGGGATGACAGACCGCCGAGGATCCCCAGCTGGACTTTACTCTGCTGGCCACTCGTTCCGCCGTGTCAGCCGCTGCTGTGCCGCTCTCTTCCTCATCCGTTCCCGCTTCCACTGCTAATCATGTTCGCGGCCAAGACCCCGCAACCCGCCCTGTAGCAGAGGCACCTGTCACTGATCAAAGCCCAGGCGCCAGGGTGAAATTTCTAGTcgcaatggcgacctggcgcctgggattttTCAAGCcctggtctatgggaatgtttgaccattcttctagaagcacatttgtgaggtcaggtaccgaTGTTGGAcatgaaggcctggctcacaatcccaaattcattccaaaggtgttccatctggttgaggtcaggactctgtgcaggccagtcaagttcctccacccaaaactcgctcaGCCATGtcctggaccttgctttgtgcaccagCCCAAATCATTTGGAGGGGAGTGtttctcaggggttgggcttggccccttagttccagtgaagagaagtcctaaggtgtcagcataccgaGACATTTTCTGGATAAATTTgcgttcccaactttgtgggaacagtttggggatgacctcttccttttccaacatgactgcccaccagtgcacaaagcaagggccataaagacatggagtaCGTTTGGGTTCCACTGACGCATTCCACCCACTAGTGGAACTTAAATCGTAGTTTCAAGAGTTCATCctgattttagcaaaaaaaaaaagtctaaaatatATTTACCTCTCCTGCTGCCCACATTGCTGAACCCCAATCTGTTAAAGAATCGTTCCCCAAAGACTACTGGACCACGCTTCTGGGAGTgtatacccctccccccacagcacaGTCTAATTCCAGAAATGTGTTTCCCCTTAGGGAGCAATCCTTCAATGGAGTGCCATTTGGCAGCACAAGCAGAAAGAAGTGTTTAGTCTCCACAAAGGAGCTCAGATTCTGTAAACACTTTTCAGTCACCTCAAGACAGAGGTCTCACCACAGTAAATAAACATATGTACATAGGAGCAGGCAACGTTCCTAAACACATACAATGAGCATTTGCAGTGCTACAAATCATCCTTTACAAACATATGGGCTTACCATTAGAGTGCCATGTGGTTGTAGCCAAATCATTCCAGTCTTTTGCATACACTGCCCATCTTGGCATAGACCATACCTGTGGGATGTGGAAGGTGATCACCACTACAGTAGTCAATGCTGCTTCATTGATCAATTGGCACAGGTACCATTCACAGCGATTCACGTACATGGCTTTCTGATTGGACAGGAGGAGAGGTGGGGACAACACTACAATCtctacctcatccaatcagaacaCACTTTGAacgaattgagaaaaaaaaaaaaatgttctgtgaATGGCGGCCACGCCAACTGAATGACCACATGTTGAGTATGCAGCCAAGCACGGGACTCGAAAGACATCTACAATCACTGGTAGTGACGAGCGATTGTTCCTTCCACAGACTTCCCATAAGTGTGGCACATGTACACTTATTCAAGCCGGACCACTGAAATTATGCAAAACAAGCCATACCTGGAATCCTACTTTAAATAACAAACTTTGTGGCAGATTCCAACCTTGCGTTTGTCCATCCATGTGGAAAGCAAATCTATATGGGAGTGGTTTTTATAAGCAACCAGCTGTGCACGTGCAGGGCTCCAATTAGAAAAATTGCAGGGTTTGCATCCCTTTAGCTGCGATTTCCTATTTGCGCATCTCTCCAAAAATGAGATTGTTGCAGCGGATGCCAGAAATCTGGCTTTTATCTTAGTACAGACTTctaggaaaatcagtgagccagccaatcacaagcaggaaattaggtttttgggggtgttctgtatacatTCTGAGTACAGAACATCTCCAggtggccatattgcattttacagaaaattagagctgcagattaaaaaggaaaggtacatttttaacattcaattacaatatgacgagtcacattgtatatacattttttgtctgCCATTCCCCCCCACAAAAGTGGCGTTGCCCTTcaatgtagagctgcacgatcaatcgtcaagaatcgttattgcGATCtttcccgttgcgattcttgacagggtttcacgatctttgacatgaaaagaatttcctctctgctctcagccaaaagtcaaagtctgggcaatctgctaagttttgaaaacattctttatcagtggaaagtcaagtctaaacattgtatcacatcaaaggaataaacttctgtatgtaaattagggaacgtttaaccacttaaaacaccaaacctttttttaACAGCTCTttgcaagttaaaatcattttttttgctagaaaattacttggaacccccaaacatttttttagtagagaccctagagaataaaatggtggttgttgcaatattttatgttgcactgtatttgcgcagcagtctttttaaatgcaatttttttggaaaaaattactttaatgaattaaaagaaaatagccagtaaagtaagcccatttttttgtataaattgtaaagattttacgccgtgagagaatcgtgatcttcattctaagcaaaaaaattatgattctcattttggccagaatcgtgcagctctacttcaATGTTAAAGGGCCATCGtcggagaagtccagcctgagctattTAGGATGGGCTTCTCCTAAAGGtgacaggagtgcaattcattttgacCCGTTTTCAGTGGAGAGCGGTCTGAAATCCGCCAACGTCAcagccatcagtcggggcagagCGGCATCACAACTTCCAAGttgggatccgccagctgccccgATTGGTGGCAGTCTCAGTGAGCAGCCTCTCCCTGCCCctacacagctcagcgctccaatgagcatggagaagcagagaggaaagacgCCAACAGTCAGCAGCTTTCCTCTCTGGCTCAGTTCACATATCCCATCGGTTGGTGGCtctgttctcagtgcagagacaccaggggacagatggagcatcagaccaatgctccatccaccgaggcaAGTATGAATAGGTAATAAAAGTTAAACCCATACTTAAGGCTTTATTTTTAATGTATCTTCTACAAATGAAGGCAGGTTTTTCCACGTTGTGATAATCCAATCTTAGATTTCATGGTATGAGGCCCATTTGTTGGGTTTTGCTGAATTGGCTGCAGTCATATCACGAAAAACAAAAACCACCATCATACACCAGAATCATTTTACTCTCAAGTCAAAACTTTGGTTTTGGACAGTGAGGGTAGCAAAGAGCCTCTTGTAAGGTCCGTCTACCAATGAGGCCCGAGGACAGAAGTGAGAAATCCCTTCAGATGAACACAGTAATGGTGTAAATTAGGGAATGCCTTGGTCAGGTTATTACTCCTGAGTTTTCCTGTCCTGACAACTGCTCTTCATTTCTTGCCCTGCTATCACAAGGACAGAATCAACAACTCAACAAGGTCAAGGGAAGCCAGAAAGACTAATGGGTGCAACTCTCCCCAGCCCTACCCAAATCTAAACATTTTGGCTGGAGGTGCACAGAATGCAGTTGCTGGCAGCCATTTATCATTGCCATTACACATGCCAGGCTCTCCATTGTGAAACCCATCATAGAAAAGTTTATCAAGTGGATAC
This sequence is a window from Rana temporaria chromosome 10, aRanTem1.1, whole genome shotgun sequence. Protein-coding genes within it:
- the SPSB1 gene encoding SPRY domain-containing SOCS box protein 1, encoding MGQKVTGGIKTVDMRDPTYRPLKQDLQGLDYCKPARLDLLLDMPPVSYEVQLQHSWNNNDRSLNVFVKEDDKLAFHRHPVAQSTDAIRGKVGYTRGLHVWEITWVMRQRGTHAVVGVATADAPLHSVGYTTLIGSNGKSWGWDLGRNKLYHDGKNQPSRTYPAFLEPDETFIVPDSFLVVLDMDDGTLSFIVDGQYMGTAFRGLKGKKLYPVVSAVWGHCEIKMRYINGLDPEPLPLMDLCRRSVRLALGKERLNEIQTLPLPASLKGYLLYH